Proteins encoded within one genomic window of Eleutherodactylus coqui strain aEleCoq1 chromosome 1, aEleCoq1.hap1, whole genome shotgun sequence:
- the ZIC1 gene encoding zinc finger protein ZIC 1 produces MLLDAGPQYPAIGVTTFGSSRHHHSTGDVTDREVGLGINPFADGMGAFKINPSSHDLASGQTAFTSQAPGYAAAAALGHHHHPGHVSSYSSAAFNSTRDFLFRNRGFGEAASAQHSLFASAAGGFGGPHGHTDAAGHLIFPGLHDQAASHGSPNVVNGQMRLGFSGDMYGRPDQYGQVTSPRSEHYASTQLHGYGPMNMNMAAHHGAGAFFRYMRQPIKQELICKWIEPEQLSNPKKSCNKTFSTMHELVTHVTVEHVGGPEQSNHICFWEECAREGKPFKAKYKLVNHIRVHTGEKPFPCPFPGCGKVFARSENLKIHKRTHTGEKPFKCEFEGCDRRFANSSDRKKHMHVHTSDKPYLCKMCDKSYTHPSSLRKHMKVHESSSQGSQPSPAASSGYESSTPPTIVSPTSENQSTSSLSPSSSAVHHTSSHSTLSSNFNEWYV; encoded by the exons ATGCTGCTGGACGCAGGACCTCAGTATCCGGCCATAGGAGTCACTACCTTCGGCTCTTCCAGGCATCATCACTCCACGGGCGACGTGACGGATCGCGAAGTGGGTCTGGGCATCAACCCTTTTGCAGATGGAATGGGCGCCTTCAAGATTAACCCCAGCAGCCATGATCTTGCCTCTGGCCAGACTGCATTCACTTCCCAGGCTCCGGGCTACGCTGCAGCGGCGGCGCTGGGGCATCACCACCACCCAGGACATGTCAGCTCGTACTCCAGCGCAGCTTTCAACTCCACCCGGGACTTTCTTTTCCGTAATCGGGGTTTCGGTGAAGCTgccagtgcccagcacagcttgtTTGCCTCCGCTGCGGGGGGTTTTGGTGGCCCCCACGGCCACACAGATGCCGCAGGACACTTGATCTTCCCAGGACTACATGATCAAGCCGCCAGCCATGGTTCCCCAAATGTGGTGAACGGACAAATGAGACTGGGCTTTTCTGGAGACATGTATGGTAGACCAGATCAGTATGGACAGGTGACCAGCCCCAGGTCTGAGCACTATGCATCTACCCAACTTCATGGTTACGGCCctatgaacatgaatatggctgccCATCACGGAGCAGGGGCCTTCTTCCGTTACATGAGGCAGCCGATCAAGCAAGAACTGATTTGCAAATGGATTGAACCAGAACAGTTGTCAAACCCCAAAAAGTCCTGCAACAAAACTTTCAGCACCATGCATGAGCTGGTCACACATGTCACAGTGGAGCACGTTGGGGGACCCGAGCAGTCCAATCATATATGTTTCTGGGAAGAGTGCGCCAGAGAAGGAAAGCCCTTTAAAGCCAAATACAAACTGGTCAACCACATCAGAGTCCACACAGGTGAAAAACCTTTCCCCTGCCCCTTCCCTGGATGCGGGAAAGTCTTTGCCAGATCAGAAAATCTAAAAATCCACAAGAGAACTCATACAG GAGAGAAACCCTTTAAGTGTGAGTTTGAAGGCTGTGACAGACGATTTGCAAATAGCAGCGACCGTAAAAAACACATGCACGTCCATACTTCAGACAAGCCCTATCTTTGTAAGATGTGTGACAAGTCCTACACCCACCCAAGCTCCCTCAGAAAACACATGAAG GTCCACGAATCTTCTTCCCAGGGGTCCCAGCCTTCCCCAGCAGCCAGCTCAGGCTATGAATCTTCAACGCCCCCAACAATTGTGTCTCCTACTTCAGAAAACCAGAGCACAAGTTCCTTATCCCCTTCCTCCTCAGCAGTACATCACACGTCCAGTCACAGCACGCTCTCATCAAATTTTAACGAATGGTACGTTTAA
- the LOC136610373 gene encoding zinc finger protein ZIC 4-like isoform X2, with product MSVDALGNTLMDPAFSKRNPALRIVDLAGAHHHHHHHHHHHPPQTMTGFPGYMGHSHSMAPMHPGEFAAAADSRLGPSPAFRPEHMGHHPAALKLSPAHNPHHHHHHHMAAGHAEAASSQTGAFVPAHSASVSFSTIPHSAQSIPAGSYPGQHGHHTDPGSHPYFSGPHHEQHSHATPGGHQPLNGQIRLGLPGDMYTRSDHFTQPVSRTDAFSSAALHSGYGSGMNLNMNIAGPGAFFRYMRQTIKQELICKWIEEDQLPKKLCSKTFSTMHELVTHVTVEHVGGPEQSSHICFWEECAREGKPFKAKYKLVNHIRVHTGEKPFPCPFPGCGKVFARSENLKIHKRTHTGEKPFKCEFEGCDRRFANSSDRKKHSHVHTSDKPYNCKVRGCDKSYTHPSSLRKHMKVHCKSPPASSGYESSIPSLVSPSSDSGQDPAAASTHSEPISSSQANLSEWYVCQSSGASGIPTPPSHTPSPEHRKASYNNCEARPNY from the exons ATGAGTGTGGATGCTTTGGGGAACACACTGATGGACCCTGCTTTTTCCAAACGGAACCCGGCGCTGAGAATAGTAGACTTGGCAGGGGctcatcatcatcaccaccatcatcatcatcaccacccCCCACAGACTATGACTGGCTTCCCCGGGTACATGGGTCATTCCCACTCAATGGCTCCTATGCACCCTGGGGAGTTCGCTGCTGCGGCTGATTCTCGCCTAGGGCCAAGTCCTGCATTCCGGCCAGAACACATGGGGCATCATCCAGCGGCCCTGAAACTCAGCCCTGCCCATAACCctcaccaccatcaccaccatcacATGGCAGCAGGCCATGCTGAGGCTGCCTCCAGTCAAACAGGAGCATTTGTCCCGGCTCACTCAGCAAGTGTGTCCTTCTCCACAATCCCCCACTCAGCTCAGTCTATCCCTGCAG GTAGCTACCCTGGGCAGCATGGCCACCACACGGATCCTGGAAGCCATCCCTACTTCTCTGGACCACATCATGAGCAGCATTCCCATGCAACCCCAGGTGGCCACCAGCCTCTAAACGGACAGATAAGATTGGGGCTACCTGGAGACATGTATACCAGGTCTGATCATTTCACTCAACCAGTGTCTAGGACGGATGCTTTTTCCTCTGCAGCTCTACACAGTGGATACGGCAGTGGCATGAACTTGAATATGAACATAGCCGGTCCTGGTGCTTTCTTCCGTTACATGAGGCAAACTATCAAGCAGGAGCTGATCTGCAAGTGGATAGAGGAGGATCAGCTTCCAAAAAAACTTTGCTCCAAAACTTTCAGCACCATGCATGAGCTGGTCACACATGTCACGGTGGAGCACGTTGGGGGACCCGAGCAGTCCAGTCATATATGTTTCTGGGAAGAGTGCGCCAGAGAAGGGAAGCCCTTTAAAGCCAAATACAAACTGGTCAACCACATCAGAGTCCACACAGGTGAAAAACCTTTCCCCTGCCCCTTCCCTGGATGCGGGAAAGTCTTCGCCAGATCAGAGAACCTAAAAATCCACAAGAGAACTCATACAG gagaaaaaccctttaaatgtgaGTTTGAAGGCTGTGACAGACGTTTTGCCAATAGCAGTGACAGAAAGAAGCACTCCCATGTTCACACCAGTGACAAACCTTATAACTGTAAAGTGAGAGGCTGTGATAAGTCCTACACACACCCCAGCTCACTGAGAAAACACATGAAAGTGCACTGTAAATCTCCACCTGCAAGCTCAGGATATGAATCCTCCATACCTTCTCTAGTGTCCCCATCCTCTGACTCTGGACAGGACCCTGCTGCTGCATCCACTCATTCTGAGCCAATTTCATCTTCACAAGCCAACCTGAGTGAATGGTATGTGTGCCAGAGCTCAGGAGCAAGTGGCATTCCCACTCCACCCAGTCACACTCCTTCACCTGAGCACAGGAAGGCCTCCTACAACAATTGTGAAGCTAGGCCCAACTACTGA
- the LOC136610373 gene encoding zinc finger protein ZIC 4-like isoform X1, whose amino-acid sequence MSVDALGNTLMDPAFSKRNPALRIVDLAGAHHHHHHHHHHHPPQTMTGFPGYMGHSHSMAPMHPGEFAAAADSRLGPSPAFRPEHMGHHPAALKLSPAHNPHHHHHHHMAAGHAEAASSQTGAFVPAHSASVSFSTIPHSAQSIPAGRDYLIGRDLTVQVMPGLSDQHSPASTHHGMFVSTTGSYPGQHGHHTDPGSHPYFSGPHHEQHSHATPGGHQPLNGQIRLGLPGDMYTRSDHFTQPVSRTDAFSSAALHSGYGSGMNLNMNIAGPGAFFRYMRQTIKQELICKWIEEDQLPKKLCSKTFSTMHELVTHVTVEHVGGPEQSSHICFWEECAREGKPFKAKYKLVNHIRVHTGEKPFPCPFPGCGKVFARSENLKIHKRTHTGEKPFKCEFEGCDRRFANSSDRKKHSHVHTSDKPYNCKVRGCDKSYTHPSSLRKHMKVHCKSPPASSGYESSIPSLVSPSSDSGQDPAAASTHSEPISSSQANLSEWYVCQSSGASGIPTPPSHTPSPEHRKASYNNCEARPNY is encoded by the exons ATGAGTGTGGATGCTTTGGGGAACACACTGATGGACCCTGCTTTTTCCAAACGGAACCCGGCGCTGAGAATAGTAGACTTGGCAGGGGctcatcatcatcaccaccatcatcatcatcaccacccCCCACAGACTATGACTGGCTTCCCCGGGTACATGGGTCATTCCCACTCAATGGCTCCTATGCACCCTGGGGAGTTCGCTGCTGCGGCTGATTCTCGCCTAGGGCCAAGTCCTGCATTCCGGCCAGAACACATGGGGCATCATCCAGCGGCCCTGAAACTCAGCCCTGCCCATAACCctcaccaccatcaccaccatcacATGGCAGCAGGCCATGCTGAGGCTGCCTCCAGTCAAACAGGAGCATTTGTCCCGGCTCACTCAGCAAGTGTGTCCTTCTCCACAATCCCCCACTCAGCTCAGTCTATCCCTGCAGGTAGGGACTACTTAATAGGGAGAGATCTGACAGTACAAGTGATGCCAGGGCTGAGTGATCAGCACTCTCCAGCATCTACTCACCATGGCATGTTTGTCTCAACAACAGGTAGCTACCCTGGGCAGCATGGCCACCACACGGATCCTGGAAGCCATCCCTACTTCTCTGGACCACATCATGAGCAGCATTCCCATGCAACCCCAGGTGGCCACCAGCCTCTAAACGGACAGATAAGATTGGGGCTACCTGGAGACATGTATACCAGGTCTGATCATTTCACTCAACCAGTGTCTAGGACGGATGCTTTTTCCTCTGCAGCTCTACACAGTGGATACGGCAGTGGCATGAACTTGAATATGAACATAGCCGGTCCTGGTGCTTTCTTCCGTTACATGAGGCAAACTATCAAGCAGGAGCTGATCTGCAAGTGGATAGAGGAGGATCAGCTTCCAAAAAAACTTTGCTCCAAAACTTTCAGCACCATGCATGAGCTGGTCACACATGTCACGGTGGAGCACGTTGGGGGACCCGAGCAGTCCAGTCATATATGTTTCTGGGAAGAGTGCGCCAGAGAAGGGAAGCCCTTTAAAGCCAAATACAAACTGGTCAACCACATCAGAGTCCACACAGGTGAAAAACCTTTCCCCTGCCCCTTCCCTGGATGCGGGAAAGTCTTCGCCAGATCAGAGAACCTAAAAATCCACAAGAGAACTCATACAG gagaaaaaccctttaaatgtgaGTTTGAAGGCTGTGACAGACGTTTTGCCAATAGCAGTGACAGAAAGAAGCACTCCCATGTTCACACCAGTGACAAACCTTATAACTGTAAAGTGAGAGGCTGTGATAAGTCCTACACACACCCCAGCTCACTGAGAAAACACATGAAAGTGCACTGTAAATCTCCACCTGCAAGCTCAGGATATGAATCCTCCATACCTTCTCTAGTGTCCCCATCCTCTGACTCTGGACAGGACCCTGCTGCTGCATCCACTCATTCTGAGCCAATTTCATCTTCACAAGCCAACCTGAGTGAATGGTATGTGTGCCAGAGCTCAGGAGCAAGTGGCATTCCCACTCCACCCAGTCACACTCCTTCACCTGAGCACAGGAAGGCCTCCTACAACAATTGTGAAGCTAGGCCCAACTACTGA